The segment CGGCATGGACTGAGTGGTGCCCTGCCTTTGAATTATGTCCAGAAGCAGGTCGGGCTTGCGACAGCGGCAGAACAAGTGGCCGAGCTTGAAGGTCTGATTGAGGAACTTCATTTGATCCAATACCATAGACGGCACCTTGCGCGGTGCTCCCAGCGGAGCCATTAGCATTAGCTGGGTAATCAGAATTGCGTTCTCCTCCGTGATGACTGCATTCGGAGACGTTTGCGCCGCCAAATATGTTTCAAACTGCAGGATATGGTCTCTTTCCACAGTCATTATCTGCAAGTGTCAAGAGGGATAATCGGGTAATGGAAATGCTAGTGTTTTGTTTACAATTTACCTGCAACTCGTCCTTGCTGGCTGCGGTATTCACAAACTGGCTCGTGATGCATATCTCAATCAGCATTTTCATTGTGGGATAGTGATCCCAGCAGAAGGCCCCAAATGTCGAGGGATTGTGGGCGGATATCATGAGTAGAATCAGCCAGGTCTTccaataaaaggcaatgatgGCCAGCTTTGGGGGCTCATAGTCCGAGGGCAGTCGAATGTTCTCCGGATGGTGGTATTCGGACATATTAAACAGGAAGTCTATTATGTCAAACTTATTGGCCTGCACGGCGGGAATATTGCTGGTCTTCATTCCAGAAACACGCTTGATAACCAAAAACAATATATCGAAGGTGTTGGCAATCGAAAAGGGAATATCTTTGGTGATTCCAATCAAAATAATGCGCAGCAGGGTCTCCTCGTGAATGGGCGTCTCCGAGATGATCCGCAATATGGCCACCCTCTCTGGCTCCGAGGGCCACTGATCGCACCGTGAATACTGCTCGGGGGTgtccagcaggagcagcttgTGCAGCGCCTGGTGGTACTCAATGCCAGTTATTTTGAAAACGTTTGGCACTGTTTCGTACATCCACGACACCGTGTCCAGTTGAATCTGTCCCATTTGGTTGTACAGCTTGAGCAGGGCTTGGTTATTTTTCACATCGCGATTGTTCTTCAGCGAGAGGCTGGCCTCACGCACCTGCGGTGTGGCCGAAAGGAACATGCAGAGGCAGACAATGTCTACCATTGAATGGAATATGCGCTCCTTGAACTCAAACTGTTCTATTTGCGGGGTGAGGTCCTCTCGTTCGCTTAGAAATGTTTTGCAGAACCTAACTAGATTCACGTCGAAGCGCAGCATGCGCACAAGCTCCCTCAAGAAGACCCGCAATGTCCTCAGGCAATCGTCCCTCTGTAGTAAAAATTCTTGGTAAATTTCGGCCAGATTTGCAGCTGATTGGTCCGCAGATGTTTGAAACATTGTGGCTATAAAAAGGAGAGTATAAATAAAAGGTAATGTTTAGTAAAACTTTTTGCTCACCTAGCATTCCCATATTGTTTGGGTTTCTGGTGTTTGAAAGCTCGTTTTGAACCACCAGCTTCATGACAGTGGCCAATATATCTGGCTGCAAGTAGATCATTTCCTTGAGGCAGGACATATAATGATTGATCAGGGGTTTAGTTTTCAGACGCATTTTCACCAACACCAAAAGAACTTCGTTATCCTGAGTGTTGCGCCCCTTGATGTTGAAGCAGATATACGAGAGAAGTTGCTGGGCGAACTTCACGAGCTTGCCATTGTGTATCCACAGCTCCAGGCGGGAAATACTCAGGCAGCGCACCTCGGCTATGCCTGACGTGGTGCAGAGGAACTTCAGGAAATTCCTAGTGTAATTATCCTGCTGCTGGCGTTTGTTCAACTGGTCCCGAATCGCCTCGCTGACATGCTTCTGGACAGTCTCATCGCTGAATCGTGCCTTGACGGCTCCAATTGAGTCTGGCAACGGCTCTAGCTCGGAATTTAAGGGGCTGGCATCTAGACTTTGCGTCGAATTATCTCCAGAGTCGTCGTCGATGGTAACACTATCCCTGTGAGCCGATGGTATGGCCGTGCTCGCATCCCAGCGGAGTAGGCTTAGGTGGGGAGTGCGTGTTTTGAAAGCTGCGCAAACATTCTTAACGTAAGACGCACAGTACTCATTGTCCGCCCAGTAGCGCTCGTTGACAGCATCGTCGATGTACGTTCGCAGCAGTACTTCTGGCCACTGCGGTACGTCCACAAATCCCCTGGTTAGCAGGTTCGTAAACAGTATGTGCAGATTGGTATTGTACCGCATCTTAACATTGGCTTCGCGACGCAAAAAGGACAACAGAGCGAAGGCAACGATATCTGTGCAGAATACTTGTGGCTGCAGTTTCGCCACGTATATCAGGGCAAGAATGCCAATATTATCCACCTTGGATCTGGATGCATTTGTTGTCGTGTGCTTTATGACTCCACATACTAGTCTACCCACGGAATCAGTGTCGTTTTGCTCCAGTGCTGCATATATGGCTTCAATAATATTTTCCAAGTCGCATTCGACGGCAAACTGTTCCCAGGTTTCATATTGACTACTGCCATTGGATGTGTCCGCTCCAGAATCTTTCAGATTTCCTCGGAATCGTTTGGATGGATTTCCTAAGGCGGACGATGCTTCCCGCTTTCTTTCTGATGACAATATGGGTTTAATGGGAATAATTTTGGATTTTGGATCATCTCGACAGCTCTTTGTTCCAAGCGCAAACAGTTCCCCACCAAGTGGCACCTTTTTCTGTGATCTACCCGATCCACCTTTTCCGCGATCCattttttacttttattttgAGGATTAACACATCAGGTGTGACCAGCTTTCATGAAGTGCGACAGTGGCAGTTTGGAGAGCAGAAATGTACCAACGGGTTCCAAGTTGTTGGGACGACTTTGAAACGATGGAATAAATACACATTCATACATAAACTTTGTTGCTATTAACATCATAGTTGTAAAACCGAATACAGCTATTTTCATATATTAACAAGTCCTTCCGCTAATTATCAAATAAGAGTTATTtgtctttgttttgttttttgagTCTACTAAATTTATAAgtgaatttttaaaaataaactTCACAGCCATTAATTGGAGAAGAATTTTTAGATTTAATTGCTCGTTTTCAACTTAACATGTGAACATGTTATTGTGAAAAGTGACTTTTCGTTCCGAATATTTCACTGAAGATGCGGTGCCGTTTTGTAGCTATCTAGTTAAGGTCACTCTTAGCTGCATCTAACATTGTTTATACAAAAATTTCATTAAAATTGGGAGTTCTACACAATATTATTAAGATAGAGTAATTATAGTTGGTGAAAAATTAGAAGAgtttttctaatcaattaccgaaaactttgggtggctgtaatttaaattatttatttggcggGGCGAAAAACTTGATACGCTCGATCTAATTCAAGGTTGGCGAACAACTACGTATACTTTCTTCACaattcaaatctcttactctagctaacctacggtggcaaagcggggcgaattcgccaagagcgagagagcgagcttttattgcgctcccgctttgccctagcctatcTTACACTAGACTTTAATTCAGATCAATAACTAATTGATCGCTAATTTGTGTATGGGCCGCCGAAAAACCGCTCCAGTGCTAGTCCTTATTTCGACGACCCTGACCATGCCGTCCTCTCCTGCGTGCGTGGCGATGACCCTCCCCACGAGCCACTCCTGAGCCGGCAGATTGTCCTCGGCCACGATGACGAGGTCTCCTTCCTCGAGGTTcggttgctgctggtgccatTTGCCCCGAATTTGCAGCCCCAGGACATATGTATTCGcgggaccatcgctgccaaAACGCTTGCCTGACTGACGAGACAAGTCGCCATCGCTGCAAGCAACTGAGACTCTCCTGGTCCGGAGTCCGCAGTGCTGGGGGGGCGATGAGCGacccgcctgtcagcaggtgcccgggtGTTAGGGCCTCGCCGTCGCTTGGATCTTGGCTGATGGCTCCCAGCGGCCTCGAGTTCATTATGGCCTCGATGCCGACGAGGACTGTGGCGAGCTCTTCGGCGGTTAGGAGCGCGCTGCCTACCGCCCTTAGGAGTAGGCTCTTGGCAGTTTTTACACCTGCCTCCAATAGCCCTCCCATGTGAGGAGCTCGCGGCGGTATAAACGCAAATTCGCATCCGTTCTTTGACGCGAAGTCGCGAATTGCGTCTCCTTGCTCCTTGAGCCTGATCCGCAGAGCGCTGAGATGGCGGCTCGCTCCGACGAAGTTCGTCCCGTTGTCGCAATGAACGACTTGGGGATATCCTCGGCGCCCGACGAACCTTtgaaaagccaacaaaaaacaatcagTGGTTAGATCGGAAACTATTTCTAGgtgaaccgccttggacgcaaaacaaacaaaaagcgcAATGTATGACTTGTATGGGGGCCTTCCGCGAAATTTCAATGTCGTGTGCACTGgtccacaaaaatcaacgccgcaAATTGATCTGCGGGTAAATTCCCCATGAGTTGCGTCAGCAATCGAGGCTTGCATTTAAAACAGCGCATACACGATCGAACTGTCTGACGGCAGACCTCCTGAGCGTTCACTATCCACACGCTCTGTCGAAGGATGCTCAcaagtgctcgtgggccgacATGAAAATTCGACAGGT is part of the Drosophila miranda strain MSH22 chromosome Y unlocalized genomic scaffold, D.miranda_PacBio2.1 Contig_Y1_pilon, whole genome shotgun sequence genome and harbors:
- the LOC117190509 gene encoding uncharacterized protein LOC117190509 — encoded protein: MPCDKDRKVAVGFKDPKEESEVRRAPRISPSRSLRQRDELRRSEPPSQRSADQAQGARRRNSRLRVKERMRICVYTAASSSHGRAIGGRCKNCQEPTPKGGRQRAPNRRRARHSPRRHRGHNELEAAGSHQPRSKRRRGPNTRAPADRRVAHRPPSTADSGPGESQLLAAMATCLVSQASVLAAMVPRIHMSWGCKFGANGTSSNRTSRKETSSSWPRTICRLRSGSWGGSSPRTQERTAWSGSSK